A genomic stretch from Patescibacteria group bacterium includes:
- the scpB gene encoding SMC-Scp complex subunit ScpB: MITTTLEAILFASAKPLTVTTLKKALGVSDEVLREALDDVKARFNAETSGIHLVEADGAVQFATNPSCAEALAAMLKQEASGELTRPSLETLTIIAYRGPITKPEIEQIRGINCSLILRNLALRGLIEEADDVARLQPVYTVSLKFLRHLGVHAASELPQYGDLHGNERIGKMLEELNAMPAE, from the coding sequence ATGATCACCACGACCCTCGAAGCCATCCTCTTCGCCTCGGCGAAGCCCCTCACCGTCACGACGCTCAAGAAGGCGCTTGGCGTGTCCGACGAGGTGCTGCGCGAGGCGCTCGACGACGTGAAGGCGCGTTTCAACGCGGAAACGAGCGGCATTCACCTGGTGGAAGCTGACGGCGCCGTGCAGTTCGCCACCAACCCCTCATGCGCCGAGGCGCTCGCGGCGATGCTCAAGCAGGAGGCGAGCGGGGAATTGACGCGCCCGAGCCTGGAGACCCTCACGATCATCGCGTACCGCGGGCCGATCACCAAGCCCGAGATCGAGCAGATCCGCGGGATCAACTGCTCCCTCATCCTGCGCAACCTTGCCTTGCGCGGACTCATCGAGGAGGCCGATGACGTTGCGCGCCTCCAGCCCGTGTACACCGTCTCGCTCAAGTTCCTCCGCCACCTCGGCGTGCACGCCGCGTCGGAGTTGCCGCAATACGGCGACCTCCACGGCAACGAGCGCATCGGCAAGATGCTCGAGGAGCTCAACGCCATGCCGGCCGAATAG
- a CDS encoding ParA family protein: MGHVVAIANQKGGVGKTTTSVNLAAYLADAGKFVLLVDLDPQANASSGLGIDHRTIPHGVYEALVGAVPARNAVLPTTHEGLKVLPATQALAGAAVELVTVADREHFLRKALLEVKNDYDYVIIDLPPSLGIITLNGFVAADSVLIPVQAEYFALEGVGQLLNTINLIKENVKPELDVMGAVITMYDSRTRLSKEVLEELYRYFPNKIFRSVIPRSVRLAEAPSFGKTIQQYDPGSKAAKAYERLAREFIMREEGVI, from the coding sequence ATGGGGCATGTCGTGGCGATCGCGAACCAGAAGGGCGGGGTGGGGAAGACCACCACGTCCGTGAACCTGGCGGCGTACCTTGCCGACGCCGGCAAGTTCGTGCTGCTCGTGGACCTCGACCCGCAAGCGAACGCCTCCTCGGGGCTCGGTATCGATCACCGGACGATTCCTCACGGCGTGTACGAGGCGCTCGTGGGCGCCGTGCCGGCCCGCAACGCCGTGCTGCCGACCACGCACGAGGGGCTCAAGGTGCTTCCTGCCACCCAGGCGCTCGCCGGGGCGGCCGTGGAGCTCGTCACGGTGGCCGACCGCGAGCATTTCTTGCGCAAGGCGCTGCTTGAAGTGAAGAACGACTACGACTACGTCATCATCGACCTGCCGCCGAGCCTCGGCATCATCACGCTCAACGGGTTCGTGGCCGCCGATTCGGTGCTCATCCCGGTGCAGGCGGAATACTTCGCGCTCGAAGGGGTAGGACAGCTCCTCAACACCATCAACCTCATCAAGGAGAACGTGAAGCCGGAGCTTGACGTGATGGGCGCGGTGATCACCATGTACGACTCGCGCACGCGGCTGTCCAAGGAGGTGCTCGAGGAGCTCTACCGCTATTTTCCGAACAAGATCTTCCGATCCGTCATCCCGAGGAGCGTGAGGCTCGCGGAGGCGCCGAGCTTCGGGAAGACCATCCAGCAGTACGATCCGGGTTCCAAGGCGGCCAAGGCGTATGAGCGTCTCGCGAGGGAATTCATCATGAGAGAGGAAGGGGTGATATAA
- a CDS encoding ligand-binding protein SH3, translating to MIPAWIQVMCIAMLPVIETRGALPLGILAYKLPTFVAFAASVIGNLVPVPFIYLTLPIALRSLERVSPRFHAFMQTYFHAVKEKHRKSFETASAVAIFVFVVAPFPGTGMWTATLLSVLFGIPFAVAFPAIALGVLVSALAILAVTTGGIALF from the coding sequence ATGATCCCCGCCTGGATCCAAGTGATGTGTATTGCCATGCTGCCCGTCATCGAGACGCGCGGCGCGTTGCCATTGGGAATCCTCGCGTACAAGCTCCCCACGTTCGTGGCGTTCGCGGCATCCGTGATCGGCAACCTGGTCCCCGTGCCGTTCATCTACCTCACGCTTCCGATCGCGTTGCGGTCCCTCGAGCGCGTGAGTCCGCGGTTCCATGCGTTCATGCAGACGTATTTCCATGCGGTGAAGGAAAAACATCGGAAGTCCTTCGAGACGGCGAGCGCCGTGGCGATCTTCGTGTTCGTCGTCGCGCCGTTCCCCGGCACCGGCATGTGGACTGCGACCCTCCTCTCGGTGCTGTTCGGGATCCCGTTCGCAGTGGCGTTCCCGGCGATCGCCCTGGGCGTGCTCGTGTCCGCCCTCGCGATCCTCGCCGTCACCACCGGCGGTATCGCCCTCTTCTGA
- a CDS encoding bifunctional (p)ppGpp synthetase/guanosine-3',5'-bis(diphosphate) 3'-pyrophosphohydrolase yields the protein MPEIVHTFEELAALVRRTYRAPDLDLLRRAYELAAEAHKGEKRETGHPFITHPLAVAYKLVEMGMHVNVVTAGLLHDVIEDTGIELDEVREKFGPDVAALVDSVTKLKKIKYQGVERYVENMRKMFLAMASDVRVVFIKFADRLHNLQTLYAQPEHKQLRTSREVMDIYAPIAGRLGMGEMKGDLEDLAFAYLQPKDYERVRRIMETRVREKGAYVDRMIARTHAVLAGAGLSEAQVHGRVKRIYSLFRKLTKYGNDLSKVYDVIAVRIMVGDVEKCYAALGVLHQAWKPLPGRVKDYIAQPKPNNYQSLHTTVFGDEGEIVEFQIRTQEMHEMAEFGIAAHWRYKEAGMRPTENLRWMEELAAIQKEIAGKEGFLERLEAMKIDVFKDRIFVFTPKGDVIDLPDGATAVDFAFAIHSEIGNKMTSVKVNERLANLDTVLYSGDIIEVVTDRNRKGPNPDWLKYAKTRHAREKIKDATKHNVKGWLAGMLHGREKKGEEAR from the coding sequence ATGCCGGAAATCGTGCATACCTTCGAGGAATTGGCCGCCTTGGTCAGGCGAACGTACCGCGCGCCGGATTTGGATTTGCTGCGCCGCGCGTATGAGCTGGCGGCGGAGGCGCACAAGGGGGAGAAACGCGAGACCGGGCATCCGTTCATCACGCATCCGCTCGCGGTCGCCTACAAGCTGGTGGAAATGGGGATGCACGTGAACGTGGTCACGGCCGGGCTCCTCCACGACGTCATCGAGGACACCGGGATCGAGCTCGACGAGGTGCGCGAGAAGTTCGGGCCCGACGTGGCCGCGCTGGTGGACAGCGTCACCAAGCTGAAGAAGATCAAGTACCAAGGGGTGGAGCGCTACGTGGAGAACATGCGCAAGATGTTCCTCGCCATGGCCTCCGACGTGCGCGTGGTGTTCATCAAGTTCGCCGACCGCCTCCACAACCTGCAGACGCTCTACGCGCAGCCCGAGCATAAGCAGCTGCGCACCTCGCGCGAGGTGATGGACATCTACGCCCCCATCGCGGGACGCCTGGGCATGGGCGAGATGAAAGGCGACCTGGAGGACCTCGCCTTCGCCTACCTCCAGCCCAAGGACTACGAGCGCGTGCGCCGTATCATGGAGACCCGCGTCCGCGAGAAGGGCGCCTACGTGGACCGCATGATCGCGCGCACCCATGCGGTGCTTGCGGGAGCCGGGCTTTCCGAGGCGCAGGTGCACGGGCGCGTGAAGCGCATCTATTCCCTATTCCGCAAGCTCACCAAGTACGGCAACGACCTGTCCAAGGTGTACGACGTGATCGCGGTGCGCATCATGGTGGGAGACGTGGAGAAATGCTACGCGGCGCTGGGCGTACTGCACCAGGCCTGGAAGCCGCTCCCCGGCCGCGTGAAGGATTACATCGCCCAGCCCAAGCCCAACAACTACCAGTCGCTGCACACCACCGTGTTCGGCGACGAAGGCGAGATCGTGGAGTTCCAGATCCGCACCCAAGAGATGCATGAGATGGCCGAGTTCGGCATCGCGGCGCACTGGCGGTACAAGGAGGCCGGCATGCGCCCCACGGAGAACCTGCGCTGGATGGAAGAGCTCGCGGCCATCCAAAAGGAGATCGCCGGCAAGGAAGGGTTCCTGGAGCGCCTCGAGGCGATGAAGATCGACGTGTTCAAGGACCGCATCTTCGTGTTCACTCCCAAGGGGGACGTGATCGACCTGCCCGACGGCGCCACGGCCGTGGATTTCGCCTTCGCCATCCACAGCGAGATCGGGAACAAGATGACGAGCGTGAAGGTGAACGAGCGCCTCGCGAACCTGGATACGGTCCTGTACTCCGGAGACATCATCGAGGTGGTGACCGACCGCAACCGCAAGGGCCCGAATCCGGACTGGCTGAAATACGCCAAGACCCGCCACGCGCGCGAGAAGATCAAGGACGCCACCAAGCACAACGTGAAAGGCTGGCTCGCGGGCATGCTCCACGGTCGCGAGAAGAAAGGTGAAGAGGCACGATGA
- a CDS encoding ParB/RepB/Spo0J family partition protein, whose amino-acid sequence MALGRGLGSLIPGKQTITEQVIPSARREVTEIPVAQVRPNPRQPRAHFAPEELADLVASIKEHGVLQPVIVTRVQGGYELVAGERRLRASMAAGLGTVPAIVRDATEQQKLEWALIENVQRADLNAVEEALAYKALIEEFNFTQEDTAKRVGKSRSAVANVLRLLDLPEEMLIAIRGGRLSKSHARTLLAEPDEAKRRALYQAMLSGGVSVREAEARVSHASAGKRPSSAGKKDPNIAAHEKRLREILGTKVSIQEKGGKGKITIEFYSKEELIDLLDKLSE is encoded by the coding sequence ATGGCGCTCGGAAGGGGGTTGGGTTCGCTTATTCCCGGAAAGCAGACGATCACCGAACAGGTGATCCCTTCGGCGCGCCGCGAGGTGACGGAGATCCCGGTCGCCCAGGTCCGCCCAAACCCGCGCCAGCCGCGCGCGCATTTCGCGCCGGAGGAGCTCGCGGACCTCGTCGCGTCCATCAAGGAGCACGGGGTGCTCCAGCCGGTGATCGTCACGCGCGTGCAGGGCGGGTACGAGCTCGTGGCCGGCGAGCGGCGCCTGCGCGCGAGCATGGCGGCCGGGCTGGGCACGGTGCCGGCCATCGTGCGCGACGCCACCGAGCAGCAGAAGCTCGAATGGGCGCTCATCGAGAACGTGCAGCGCGCGGACCTGAACGCCGTCGAGGAGGCGCTTGCGTACAAGGCGCTCATCGAGGAGTTCAATTTTACCCAGGAAGACACGGCCAAGCGCGTGGGCAAGAGCCGCAGCGCGGTGGCGAACGTCCTGCGCCTGCTCGACCTTCCCGAGGAGATGCTCATCGCCATCCGCGGCGGGAGGCTCTCCAAGAGCCATGCGCGCACGCTCCTTGCCGAGCCGGACGAGGCCAAGCGCCGCGCCTTGTACCAGGCGATGCTCTCAGGCGGCGTCTCGGTGCGCGAGGCCGAAGCGCGCGTGAGCCACGCGAGCGCGGGAAAGAGGCCGTCGAGCGCCGGGAAGAAAGACCCGAACATCGCCGCGCACGAGAAGCGCCTGCGGGAGATTCTCGGGACGAAAGTCTCCATCCAGGAAAAGGGAGGAAAGGGGAAGATCACGATCGAGTTCTATTCGAAAGAGGAGTTGATCGACCTCTTGGACAAGCTGTCGGAATAG
- a CDS encoding aspartate--tRNA ligase, producing the protein MERTWIHDAADMAGQTATFKGWAKSVRVMGDKLVFIDLRDGSGILQVVCYKPDLSPEVAAAVDSIKTEYVLEIEGEVKARGAKQAKEGERNGAVELSAKRVAILNACETPPFEIDKDTSGINEELRLKYRYLDLRSDRMHRNMWKRSAITRFIREHLYGEHFTEVETPILTKGTPEGAREFLVPSRVHPGKFYVLPQSPQQHKQLLMVAGKERYFQIARCFRDEDQRGDRQPEFTQVDLEMSFVEREDVMGLIEGMLVKLVKEQSPEKRIQQVPFPRMSYKESMEKYGNDRPDIREDKNDPNLLAFCWVIDFPFFEKTEDGGPSTGSGQGWTFTHNPFSRAVPEHREALMGKKDIGSILTSQYDVVLNGFEIGGGSIRNHEPEALQRVFEIMGFALDDIKAQFGHMLEAFPFGAPPHGGIALGLDRLIALLCNEPNIREVIAFPKTGDARDPMMGAPSDMPEKALREVHIRKA; encoded by the coding sequence TTCAAGGGGTGGGCGAAGTCGGTGCGCGTGATGGGCGACAAGCTGGTGTTCATTGACCTGCGCGACGGCAGCGGCATCCTTCAGGTCGTCTGCTACAAGCCCGACCTGTCGCCTGAAGTGGCCGCGGCGGTGGACTCGATCAAAACCGAGTACGTGCTCGAGATCGAGGGCGAGGTGAAGGCGCGCGGCGCGAAGCAGGCGAAGGAAGGGGAGCGCAACGGCGCCGTGGAGCTTTCGGCCAAGCGCGTGGCGATCCTCAACGCCTGCGAGACGCCGCCGTTCGAGATCGATAAGGACACGAGCGGGATCAACGAGGAGCTGCGCCTCAAGTATCGCTACCTCGACCTGCGTTCGGACCGGATGCACAGGAACATGTGGAAGCGTAGCGCCATCACGCGGTTCATCCGCGAACACCTGTATGGCGAGCACTTCACCGAGGTGGAAACCCCGATTCTCACCAAGGGGACGCCCGAGGGCGCGCGCGAGTTCCTGGTGCCCAGCCGCGTGCATCCGGGCAAGTTCTACGTGCTCCCGCAGTCGCCCCAGCAGCACAAACAGCTCCTGATGGTGGCCGGGAAGGAGCGTTACTTCCAGATCGCCCGGTGCTTCCGCGACGAGGACCAGCGCGGCGACCGCCAGCCGGAGTTCACGCAGGTGGATCTCGAGATGAGCTTCGTGGAGCGCGAGGACGTGATGGGGCTCATCGAGGGGATGCTCGTGAAGCTCGTGAAGGAGCAGTCGCCGGAGAAACGCATCCAGCAAGTACCGTTCCCGCGCATGAGCTACAAGGAGTCGATGGAGAAATATGGGAATGATCGGCCGGACATCCGCGAGGACAAGAATGACCCGAACCTGCTCGCGTTCTGCTGGGTGATCGACTTCCCGTTCTTTGAGAAGACGGAGGATGGCGGCCCTTCGACAGGCTCAGGACAGGGATGGACGTTCACGCACAACCCGTTCTCGCGCGCCGTGCCGGAGCACCGCGAGGCGCTCATGGGGAAGAAGGACATCGGCAGCATCCTCACCAGCCAGTATGACGTCGTGCTCAACGGGTTTGAGATCGGGGGCGGGAGCATAAGGAACCACGAGCCGGAGGCGCTGCAGCGCGTGTTCGAGATCATGGGGTTCGCGCTCGATGACATCAAGGCGCAGTTCGGGCACATGCTCGAGGCGTTCCCCTTCGGCGCGCCTCCGCACGGCGGCATCGCGCTGGGCCTCGACCGCCTGATCGCCCTCCTGTGCAATGAGCCCAACATTCGCGAGGTCATCGCCTTCCCGAAGACCGGCGACGCCCGGGATCCGATGATGGGAGCGCCGAGCGACATGCCCGAGAAGGCGCTGCGGGAGGTGCATATTCGGAAGGCGTGA
- a CDS encoding D-alanyl-D-alanine carboxypeptidase, whose protein sequence is MTLRASSPCTPSRSSSSATSACTPRRSCRNTATSTATSASARCSRSSTPCRPNSLDPMIIRLAAQLILATTLFQMFPIDAGVVERAATLPVSAPREGAGVRDALSLMARPILPEAGDRKPVKVEAESLGVVTTAVSAMVVDRATGEVLFEKNAEEPRSIGSITKLMTAYVFLEGRPDLSAPAEIQSSDVRAGGVQHLSGGDQVTVRDLLRASLVGSDNTATAALVRLSGLPGGDFVARMNETAAEMGMRKTTFVDETGLSSDNRSIAPDLVRMIDRTMQVEEIRAATELSAVDIRGASGRTYRVESTNDLLGTFMNRPPYRIVGGKTGFLPEAGYCFGSIVSEGGGHEVIVVVLGSDSKDGRFQDAKALAAWAFKVYKWPDEQKS, encoded by the coding sequence ATGACGTTGCGCGCCTCCAGCCCGTGTACACCGTCTCGCTCAAGTTCCTCCGCCACCTCGGCGTGCACGCCGCGTCGGAGTTGCCGCAATACGGCGACCTCCACGGCAACGAGCGCATCGGCAAGATGCTCGAGGAGCTCAACGCCATGCCGGCCGAATAGCCTTGACCCCATGATCATCCGGCTCGCCGCCCAACTCATCCTTGCCACGACGCTGTTCCAGATGTTCCCGATCGACGCGGGGGTTGTTGAACGCGCGGCCACGCTCCCCGTGTCCGCCCCGCGCGAGGGCGCCGGGGTCCGCGACGCGCTCTCCCTCATGGCCCGGCCGATCCTTCCGGAGGCGGGCGACCGCAAGCCTGTGAAAGTGGAGGCGGAGAGCCTCGGGGTGGTGACCACGGCCGTGAGCGCCATGGTGGTGGACCGCGCGACCGGCGAGGTGCTGTTCGAGAAGAATGCCGAGGAGCCGCGTTCCATCGGATCCATCACCAAGCTCATGACCGCGTACGTGTTCCTGGAAGGTCGGCCTGACCTGTCCGCCCCGGCGGAGATCCAGTCCTCCGACGTCCGCGCGGGAGGCGTGCAGCACCTCTCGGGCGGCGACCAAGTGACGGTTCGCGACCTCCTTCGCGCGAGCTTGGTGGGGTCGGACAACACGGCTACCGCCGCGCTCGTCCGCCTCTCCGGCCTCCCGGGCGGGGATTTCGTGGCCCGCATGAACGAGACGGCCGCCGAGATGGGGATGCGCAAGACCACGTTCGTGGACGAGACCGGGCTTTCCTCCGACAACCGGTCCATCGCCCCGGACCTCGTGCGCATGATCGACCGCACCATGCAGGTGGAGGAGATCCGCGCGGCCACCGAGCTCTCCGCCGTGGACATCCGCGGCGCGTCGGGACGCACCTACCGCGTGGAGAGCACGAACGACCTGCTGGGCACCTTCATGAACAGGCCGCCCTACCGCATCGTGGGCGGGAAGACCGGATTCCTGCCGGAGGCCGGATACTGTTTCGGCTCCATCGTCTCCGAAGGGGGCGGCCACGAGGTCATCGTGGTCGTGCTCGGCTCCGACAGCAAGGACGGCCGGTTCCAGGACGCGAAAGCGCTCGCCGCGTGGGCCTTTAAGGTGTACAAATGGCCTGACGAACAGAAGTCATGA
- a CDS encoding glycosyltransferase family 1 protein — MTIAIDARDICALDGSRGAGIGHYTWSIVRALCALTSHPLVVAVPAAFSRREEEELKAVRPQADKATGLRVVRMGRRRLPFVGRHLVTPIRLMMERPDLLFCPSGEAPLGWRGPSVVTVHDLSVYDHPDWFPEGDRDNWSRRLIFPRSVRRAAAVIAVSRATRASLAARFPESSGKTVVIHEGVSLPDAFARASQPDDLVLSIGTVEPRKNYATAIRAFDAYLRRCPDRAAGSRYVIAGAIGWKAEDTLAAADAVNEAWRAHAPDGLVRVLGAVTEQEKWSLLARAGALLIPSWHEGFGLPALEAMAAGVPVIASTGGALPEVVGDAGILVAPDDAEAMSLALAQCLLLPDGTKELVEEGKRRAAAFTWERAARETLKVLEEVVRV, encoded by the coding sequence ATGACCATCGCCATCGACGCTAGGGACATTTGCGCCTTAGACGGCAGCCGCGGCGCCGGGATCGGCCATTACACCTGGTCGATCGTCCGAGCGCTCTGCGCGCTTACCTCGCATCCGCTCGTCGTCGCCGTCCCGGCGGCGTTTTCGCGACGGGAGGAGGAGGAGTTGAAGGCGGTGAGGCCTCAGGCGGACAAGGCCACAGGCCTCAGGGTCGTGAGGATGGGGAGGAGGAGACTGCCGTTTGTCGGGAGGCATCTCGTCACGCCGATCCGGCTCATGATGGAACGGCCGGACCTGCTGTTTTGTCCGAGCGGGGAAGCGCCGCTGGGCTGGCGCGGGCCGTCGGTCGTCACGGTCCACGACCTGTCCGTGTACGACCATCCCGACTGGTTTCCGGAGGGCGACCGGGATAACTGGTCGCGTCGACTCATCTTCCCGCGCAGCGTGCGCCGGGCCGCGGCCGTCATCGCGGTTTCCCGGGCGACACGGGCCTCGCTTGCGGCGCGGTTCCCCGAATCGTCGGGGAAGACCGTCGTCATCCATGAGGGCGTATCGCTTCCGGACGCCTTCGCGCGCGCGTCGCAGCCCGACGACCTGGTGCTCTCCATCGGCACGGTGGAGCCGCGCAAGAACTACGCGACCGCGATCCGCGCGTTCGACGCGTACCTTCGCCGCTGTCCGGACCGCGCCGCCGGATCGCGCTACGTGATCGCCGGAGCGATCGGCTGGAAAGCGGAGGATACGCTCGCGGCCGCGGACGCGGTGAACGAGGCGTGGCGCGCGCATGCGCCGGACGGCCTGGTTCGCGTGCTCGGCGCCGTCACGGAGCAGGAGAAGTGGAGCCTGCTCGCGCGCGCCGGAGCACTGCTCATCCCGTCCTGGCACGAAGGGTTCGGGCTCCCCGCGCTCGAGGCCATGGCCGCCGGGGTGCCGGTGATCGCGAGCACCGGCGGGGCGCTCCCGGAAGTGGTGGGCGATGCCGGCATCCTGGTGGCTCCCGACGACGCGGAAGCGATGTCGCTCGCGCTCGCCCAGTGCCTGCTCTTGCCTGACGGGACGAAAGAGCTGGTCGAAGAGGGAAAACGAAGAGCTGCCGCGTTCACGTGGGAACGGGCGGCGAGGGAGACGTTGAAAGTTCTAGAAGAGGTTGTAAGGGTTTGA